Proteins encoded within one genomic window of Actinoplanes octamycinicus:
- a CDS encoding VOC family protein, which yields MSPETAREVQITIDCADPLGLAGFWAEALGYETQGPPPGFDSWVQALEAMNIPPERHNDANAVVDPKGAGPRVFFQRVPEGKAAKNRVHLDVRVAPGLTGDERMAALEAEAARLIGLGATRVNRREPAPPLEAGHIVMTDPEGNEFCLD from the coding sequence ATGAGTCCTGAGACTGCACGTGAGGTTCAGATCACGATCGACTGCGCTGACCCGCTGGGGCTGGCCGGGTTCTGGGCGGAGGCGCTCGGCTATGAGACGCAGGGGCCGCCGCCCGGGTTCGACTCGTGGGTGCAGGCCCTGGAGGCGATGAACATTCCGCCGGAGCGCCACAACGACGCCAACGCGGTGGTCGACCCGAAAGGCGCCGGGCCGCGGGTGTTCTTCCAGCGGGTTCCGGAGGGGAAGGCCGCCAAGAACCGGGTGCATCTCGACGTGCGCGTGGCGCCCGGGCTCACCGGGGACGAGCGGATGGCGGCCCTGGAGGCGGAGGCGGCGCGGCTGATCGGGCTCGGCGCCACCCGGGTGAACCGGCGGGAGCCGGCGCCGCCGCTGGAGGCCGGACACATCGTGATGACGGATCCCGAGGGCAACGAGTTCTGCCTGGACTGA
- a CDS encoding ABC transporter permease — MTTLTAIKPLFRTSRRRPRLRWLLRAASLITALLLWQWLTAADIDLWLRFDRLPTSLEVADQLTTLLREPVFYQDIAQSLVRILTGFALAAVLGIGAGIAVARSWLLADLLQPLFEVVRPIPAIALVPVAILIFPQNEQGIVFITCTAAFFPILVSTRHAVRALPTVWEDAVRTMGGSRWRVLVSVVLPGALPGVFGGLSVGMGVAWICVISAEMISGDFGVGYRTWHAYTIVDYPAVLVGMITIGVLGWATAGTVELLGRRVTRWLPKHLREER; from the coding sequence ATGACCACCCTGACCGCTATCAAGCCACTTTTCCGGACCAGTCGGAGACGCCCCCGACTCCGCTGGCTCCTCCGCGCGGCGTCCCTGATCACCGCGTTACTGCTCTGGCAGTGGCTGACCGCCGCCGACATCGACCTCTGGCTCCGCTTCGACCGCCTGCCCACCTCGCTCGAGGTGGCCGACCAGCTCACCACCCTGCTCCGCGAGCCGGTCTTCTACCAGGACATCGCGCAGAGCCTGGTCCGCATCCTGACCGGTTTCGCCCTGGCCGCGGTGCTGGGCATCGGCGCCGGCATCGCGGTCGCCCGCTCCTGGCTGCTGGCCGACCTGCTGCAGCCGCTCTTCGAGGTGGTCCGCCCGATCCCGGCGATCGCCCTGGTCCCGGTCGCCATCCTGATCTTCCCGCAGAACGAGCAGGGCATCGTCTTCATCACCTGCACCGCCGCGTTCTTCCCGATCCTGGTCAGCACCCGGCACGCGGTCCGCGCCCTGCCGACGGTCTGGGAGGACGCGGTCCGCACGATGGGCGGCAGCCGCTGGCGGGTGCTGGTCAGCGTGGTGCTGCCGGGCGCCCTGCCGGGTGTCTTCGGCGGCCTGTCGGTCGGGATGGGCGTCGCCTGGATCTGCGTGATCTCCGCCGAGATGATCTCCGGCGACTTCGGGGTCGGCTACCGCACCTGGCACGCCTACACGATCGTCGACTACCCCGCCGTCCTGGTCGGGATGATCACGATCGGCGTGCTGGGCTGGGCCACCGCCGGGACGGTCGAGCTGCTCGGCCGCCGGGTCACCCGGTGGCTGCCGAAACACCTCAGGGAGGAACGATGA
- a CDS encoding MFS transporter, whose translation MFTVFLVALCLRPAITAVGPLLPQIGVAEGLGETAQGVLGALPLLAFAAVSPQVHRLSGRLGMERAVLVALLVLAAGGIVRSYTGPAGLWAGTLIVGCAIAVGNVLVPAIVKRDFASNVSRATGVYTACLTLAAATASAVAVPLADAADWRLSLAVWSGPALAVAVAWAPRARHPTPHVTKNPARVWRQPHAWALTAFMGLQSTTFYLLVTWLPTIEIADGVPERTAGLHLFVYQGMGIVGGLTIPLLLRDPRRRIAGAVTSSVPVLVAVLGLLFAPALTVLWVVVAGLGQGAALVAALTLITLGGRTPAETTKLSGMAQSLGYLLAATGPVLAGLLAERTGGWTASLVAVAVLALLQLTAAAVAGRGDRRRHELVTAAG comes from the coding sequence ATGTTCACGGTCTTCCTCGTCGCGCTGTGCCTGCGCCCGGCGATCACCGCGGTGGGCCCGCTGCTGCCGCAGATCGGCGTGGCCGAGGGGCTGGGGGAGACCGCGCAGGGCGTGCTCGGCGCGCTGCCGCTGCTGGCGTTCGCCGCGGTGTCACCGCAGGTGCACCGGCTGTCCGGGCGGCTCGGGATGGAGCGCGCGGTGCTGGTGGCGCTGCTGGTGCTGGCTGCCGGGGGGATCGTCCGGTCGTACACCGGGCCTGCCGGGCTGTGGGCCGGCACGCTGATCGTCGGCTGTGCGATCGCGGTCGGCAACGTGCTGGTCCCGGCGATCGTGAAGCGTGACTTCGCGAGCAACGTGTCCCGGGCGACCGGGGTCTACACGGCCTGCCTGACCCTCGCCGCGGCGACCGCCTCGGCGGTGGCGGTGCCGCTGGCCGACGCGGCCGACTGGCGGCTGTCGCTGGCGGTCTGGTCCGGGCCGGCGCTGGCCGTGGCCGTGGCGTGGGCTCCGCGCGCTCGTCACCCGACACCCCATGTCACGAAAAATCCGGCAAGAGTCTGGCGGCAGCCACACGCCTGGGCGCTGACCGCCTTCATGGGGTTGCAGTCGACCACGTTCTACCTGCTGGTCACCTGGCTGCCGACGATCGAGATCGCGGACGGCGTCCCGGAGCGGACCGCCGGCCTGCACCTGTTCGTCTACCAGGGGATGGGCATCGTCGGCGGGCTGACCATCCCGCTGCTGCTGCGCGACCCGCGGCGGCGGATCGCCGGCGCGGTCACCTCCAGCGTCCCGGTGCTGGTCGCCGTGCTCGGCCTGCTGTTCGCCCCGGCGCTGACCGTGCTCTGGGTGGTGGTCGCCGGCCTCGGCCAGGGCGCCGCGCTGGTCGCCGCCCTGACCCTGATCACCCTGGGCGGGCGCACCCCGGCCGAGACCACCAAGCTGTCCGGGATGGCGCAGTCGCTGGGCTACCTGCTGGCGGCGACCGGCCCGGTGCTCGCCGGGCTGCTGGCCGAGCGGACCGGCGGCTGGACCGCGAGCCTGGTGGCGGTCGCCGTGCTGGCGTTGCTCCAGCTGACCGCCGCGGCGGTGGCCGGCCGCGGCGACCGCCGGCGCCACGAGCTGGTGACCGCCGCCGGTTAG
- a CDS encoding 4Fe-4S dicluster domain-containing protein: MALVNQRVDVPVTIDKSLCIDECTLCVDMCPLDSLAIDPETSKAYMHVDECWYCGPCAARCPTGAVTVNMPVLIR; the protein is encoded by the coding sequence ATGGCGCTGGTCAACCAGCGGGTCGACGTTCCGGTGACGATCGACAAGAGCCTCTGCATCGACGAGTGCACCCTCTGCGTCGACATGTGCCCGTTGGACTCCCTGGCGATCGACCCGGAGACCAGCAAGGCCTACATGCACGTGGATGAATGCTGGTATTGCGGGCCGTGCGCGGCCCGCTGCCCCACCGGCGCGGTCACCGTCAACATGCCGGTGCTGATCCGATGA
- a CDS encoding ABC transporter substrate-binding protein translates to MRPATDDAARRGAAKFSRAAGAGIAALVLALSAGCTVAGNAAEDGAEVLVVGYQSKTINTVTAGTLLRAQGFLEKRLAETGRKVSVVWQDYDTGAPITAQMMAGKIDIGSMGDYPLLINGSHGQQSEQTRTKMIAITGYNPHGALNTVVVAPGSPIRSLADLRGKTVSTSVGSAAHGLLVQALRKAGVDPEKDVKVENQQPPVGASALQSGNVAALSQFVAWPGLLVNRGEAEVLYDGGELNVPTLHGTVVRQQYATDHPDVVKAFLKAQQDATAFLWQQPLKAAEIVAEQTGLPAEVVYLYNGANGIATFELPLKSSLTQALRNDVPFLKSIGVLQGIDLDAFIDDSYLPEVTGSNGAVLSGIDPICKTPVGGGAGELWLTGEEVTQPAADPTCLLRAIKNAEKSGKKVRAAYVPDTATGTRWFADKSVWVQDGARLLPFTTRAGANRYGKGTVITYAQAVAAA, encoded by the coding sequence ATGAGGCCGGCGACGGACGATGCGGCCCGCCGCGGCGCCGCGAAGTTCTCGCGAGCGGCCGGCGCCGGGATCGCCGCGCTGGTCCTGGCCCTGAGCGCGGGTTGCACGGTGGCGGGGAACGCGGCCGAGGACGGCGCCGAGGTGCTCGTCGTCGGCTACCAGTCCAAGACGATCAACACGGTCACGGCCGGGACGCTGCTGCGCGCGCAGGGCTTCCTGGAGAAGCGGCTGGCCGAGACCGGCCGGAAGGTCAGCGTGGTCTGGCAGGACTACGACACCGGCGCGCCGATCACCGCGCAGATGATGGCCGGGAAGATCGACATCGGCTCGATGGGCGACTACCCGCTGCTGATCAACGGGTCGCACGGGCAGCAGTCCGAGCAGACCCGGACCAAGATGATCGCGATCACCGGCTACAACCCGCACGGCGCGCTGAACACCGTGGTGGTCGCGCCCGGCTCGCCGATCAGGAGTCTGGCCGACCTGCGCGGCAAGACCGTCTCCACCAGTGTCGGCTCGGCCGCGCACGGTCTGCTGGTGCAGGCGCTGCGCAAGGCCGGCGTGGACCCGGAGAAGGACGTCAAGGTGGAGAACCAGCAGCCGCCGGTCGGCGCCTCGGCCCTGCAGTCCGGGAACGTGGCCGCGCTGTCGCAGTTCGTCGCCTGGCCGGGCCTGCTGGTCAACCGCGGCGAGGCGGAGGTGCTCTACGACGGCGGCGAGCTGAACGTGCCGACGTTGCACGGCACCGTGGTCCGCCAGCAGTACGCCACCGACCACCCGGACGTGGTCAAGGCGTTCCTCAAGGCGCAGCAGGACGCCACCGCATTCCTCTGGCAGCAGCCGCTGAAGGCCGCGGAGATCGTCGCTGAGCAGACCGGGCTGCCCGCCGAGGTGGTCTATCTCTACAACGGCGCGAACGGGATCGCCACCTTCGAGCTGCCGTTGAAGTCCTCGCTGACGCAGGCCCTGCGGAACGACGTCCCGTTCCTGAAGTCGATCGGGGTGCTGCAGGGCATCGATCTGGACGCGTTCATCGACGATTCCTACCTGCCGGAGGTCACCGGGTCGAACGGCGCGGTCCTGTCCGGAATCGATCCGATCTGCAAGACGCCGGTCGGCGGCGGTGCGGGCGAGCTCTGGCTCACCGGTGAGGAGGTCACGCAGCCGGCCGCCGACCCGACCTGCCTGCTGCGCGCGATCAAAAATGCCGAAAAGTCCGGCAAGAAGGTACGGGCCGCCTACGTCCCGGACACCGCCACCGGCACCCGCTGGTTCGCCGACAAGAGCGTCTGGGTCCAGGACGGCGCTCGCTTGCTCCCCTTCACGACGCGGGCCGGAGCGAACAGATACGGAAAAGGCACCGTCATCACCTACGCCCAGGCAGTGGCCGCCGCATGA
- a CDS encoding GntR family transcriptional regulator — protein sequence MTPQPQTTALTEARRRRADRARQVADVLRHQVLGGAFGDGALPGESMLCRDYAASRNTVREALGLLAAEGLVERLPGVGTLVVSGKYGHGLNRLAGLAETLHEHGEITNQVRTLTVIHPPAVVARRLRVPDGEQVVYLERVRSLNGVPVSLDLTYLPQDIGVPLLGEDLAHRDVFVLIEELTGQSLGHADVSVEAVNADPHCAALLDVTDRAALLMVERVTHLADGRPVDLEWIRFRGDRLTLQTQLRRTTPAHLTATPPDSQPRAG from the coding sequence ATGACACCGCAACCGCAGACGACGGCGCTGACCGAGGCGCGCCGCCGCCGGGCCGACCGCGCCCGGCAGGTCGCCGACGTGCTGCGCCATCAGGTGCTCGGTGGGGCGTTCGGGGACGGGGCGCTGCCCGGCGAGTCGATGCTGTGCCGGGACTACGCCGCCTCCCGCAACACCGTGCGCGAGGCGCTCGGGCTGCTGGCCGCCGAAGGCCTGGTGGAACGGCTGCCCGGCGTGGGCACGCTGGTCGTCTCCGGGAAGTACGGGCACGGGCTGAACCGGCTGGCCGGGCTCGCCGAGACGCTGCACGAGCACGGCGAGATCACCAACCAGGTACGCACGCTGACCGTGATCCACCCGCCGGCCGTGGTGGCCCGGCGGCTGCGGGTACCGGACGGCGAGCAGGTGGTCTACCTGGAACGGGTCCGCAGCCTGAACGGGGTGCCGGTCTCGCTCGACCTGACCTACCTGCCGCAGGACATCGGGGTCCCGCTGCTCGGCGAGGACCTGGCACACCGCGACGTGTTCGTGCTGATCGAGGAGCTGACCGGGCAGAGCCTCGGGCACGCCGACGTCAGCGTCGAAGCGGTCAACGCGGACCCGCACTGCGCCGCCCTGCTCGACGTGACCGACCGGGCCGCCCTGCTCATGGTCGAGCGGGTCACCCACCTGGCCGACGGGCGCCCGGTCGACCTGGAGTGGATCCGCTTCCGCGGCGACCGCCTCACCCTGCAGACCCAGCTACGCCGCACCACCCCGGCCCACCTCACCGCCACCCCACCGGACTCGCAGCCCCGCGCCGGCTGA
- a CDS encoding ArsR/SmtB family transcription factor: MTTAVDDDLWSAIGDPTRRRMLDLLLADGEGTATTLSQQMTVTRQAIAKHLAVLDRVGLVQGTPTGRERRYRVDDQQLARAVAQLTSVGSAWDARLRRIKRIAEAVQKTKNP; the protein is encoded by the coding sequence GTGACCACCGCGGTCGACGACGATCTCTGGTCGGCGATCGGCGACCCGACCCGCCGCCGGATGCTCGACCTGCTGCTCGCCGACGGCGAGGGCACCGCCACCACGCTCAGCCAGCAGATGACCGTCACCCGTCAGGCGATCGCCAAGCACCTCGCCGTCCTCGACCGGGTCGGCCTGGTCCAGGGCACCCCCACCGGCCGGGAGAGGCGGTACCGCGTGGACGACCAGCAACTGGCCCGAGCCGTCGCGCAGCTCACCTCGGTGGGCTCCGCCTGGGACGCCCGCCTGCGCCGCATCAAGCGCATCGCCGAGGCCGTGCAGAAGACCAAGAATCCTTAA
- a CDS encoding DUF2461 domain-containing protein, whose product MTFRGWPAEALEFYEGLAADNSKTYWTKHLEFYETRVRGPMEELLAALEPEFGPGKIFRPYRDVRFSKDKSPYKTHLGAWLNAGGYLQLSADGLAAGSGYYQMDPAQLDRYRRAVVDDRTGAELTEVIARIEKAGFGVQGHGTLKTAPRGYPKDHPRIELLRHKGLITWKEWPPAAWLGTAAAQKKIVDFLRGSLPLRHWLDDHVGPPAA is encoded by the coding sequence ATGACGTTCCGCGGCTGGCCGGCGGAGGCGCTCGAGTTCTACGAGGGCCTCGCCGCCGACAACTCGAAGACGTACTGGACCAAGCACCTCGAGTTCTACGAGACCCGGGTGCGCGGCCCGATGGAGGAGCTGCTGGCGGCGCTGGAGCCGGAGTTCGGTCCGGGCAAGATCTTCCGGCCGTACCGGGACGTGCGGTTCAGCAAGGACAAGTCGCCCTACAAGACGCATCTGGGGGCGTGGCTGAACGCGGGCGGCTACCTGCAACTGTCCGCGGACGGGCTGGCGGCCGGGTCCGGGTACTACCAGATGGACCCCGCTCAGCTGGACCGCTATCGGCGGGCCGTCGTGGACGACCGGACCGGCGCCGAGTTGACCGAGGTCATCGCCCGGATTGAGAAGGCCGGTTTCGGCGTCCAGGGGCACGGCACCCTGAAGACCGCGCCGCGCGGCTACCCGAAAGATCATCCGCGGATCGAGCTGCTCCGCCACAAGGGCCTGATCACCTGGAAGGAGTGGCCGCCGGCCGCGTGGCTGGGCACCGCCGCCGCGCAGAAGAAGATCGTCGACTTCCTCCGCGGGAGCCTGCCGCTGCGCCACTGGCTCGACGACCACGTCGGCCCGCCGGCCGCCTGA
- a CDS encoding NADPH-dependent oxidoreductase — MSDLLTTARYGDPEARLGVLTDTLRLQLARRSVRRFTGRDVTADELTALVAAAQSAPTSSNLQAWSVVAVRDPDRRARLAALAGNQAFIAQAPLFLVWIADLDRARRLARRAGTAVEAADYLESTVLTFVDAALAAQNAVLAAESLGLGSVFVGGVRNHPEEIAAELRLPPHTVAAFGLAVGTPDPDEPAGVKPRLPQAAVLHHEVYRADEADAHIPAYDARLAAYNERYGLAGGWSDRVLARLRGPESMAGRHRLREILERLGLPSH, encoded by the coding sequence GTGTCCGACCTGCTCACCACCGCCCGCTACGGCGACCCCGAAGCCCGCCTCGGCGTGCTCACCGACACGCTGCGGCTGCAACTGGCCCGCCGCTCGGTGCGCCGCTTCACCGGCCGCGACGTCACCGCCGACGAGCTGACCGCGCTGGTCGCCGCCGCGCAGTCCGCCCCCACCTCGTCGAACCTGCAGGCCTGGAGCGTGGTCGCGGTCCGCGACCCGGACCGCCGGGCCCGGCTCGCCGCCCTGGCCGGCAACCAGGCGTTCATCGCCCAGGCCCCGCTCTTCCTGGTCTGGATCGCCGACCTGGACCGGGCCCGCCGGCTGGCCCGGCGCGCCGGCACCGCGGTCGAGGCCGCGGACTACCTGGAGAGCACCGTGCTCACCTTCGTGGACGCGGCACTCGCGGCGCAGAACGCGGTGCTCGCCGCCGAGTCGCTGGGCCTCGGCTCGGTCTTCGTCGGCGGCGTCCGCAACCACCCCGAGGAGATCGCCGCCGAGCTGCGGCTGCCGCCGCACACGGTGGCCGCCTTCGGCCTGGCCGTCGGCACGCCGGACCCGGACGAGCCGGCCGGGGTGAAACCGCGGCTGCCGCAGGCGGCGGTCCTGCACCACGAGGTCTACCGGGCCGACGAGGCGGACGCGCACATCCCGGCCTACGACGCGCGGCTGGCCGCCTACAACGAGAGGTACGGCCTGGCCGGCGGCTGGAGCGACCGGGTGCTGGCCCGGCTGCGCGGCCCGGAGTCGATGGCCGGCCGGCACCGGCTCCGGGAGATCCTGGAGCGGCTCGGCCTGCCGTCGCACTAA
- a CDS encoding SRPBCC domain-containing protein produces MELGTIEREIYIDATPEVVFDVVSSPEHVKGWWPDDADYDPVPGGAGTIRFGDCAAGGKVEQFSVVDAIPPKLFAFRWTHELGEPATEGNSLLVTFELTPSGSGTLLRMTETGFRERGWSQAVLEQCYREHVTGWDHFLPRIAPYAATLRGRA; encoded by the coding sequence GTGGAGCTGGGGACCATCGAGCGGGAGATCTACATCGACGCCACGCCTGAGGTGGTGTTCGACGTGGTCAGCAGTCCGGAACATGTCAAGGGGTGGTGGCCGGACGACGCGGACTACGACCCGGTGCCCGGCGGCGCCGGCACGATCAGGTTCGGTGACTGTGCCGCCGGGGGGAAGGTCGAGCAGTTCAGCGTGGTCGACGCGATCCCGCCGAAGCTGTTCGCCTTCCGCTGGACCCACGAGCTGGGTGAGCCGGCCACCGAGGGGAACTCGCTGCTGGTCACCTTCGAGCTGACGCCGTCCGGGAGCGGCACGCTGCTGCGGATGACCGAGACCGGCTTCCGGGAGCGCGGCTGGTCGCAGGCCGTGCTGGAGCAGTGCTACCGGGAGCATGTCACCGGCTGGGACCACTTCCTGCCGCGGATCGCACCCTACGCCGCCACGCTGCGGGGCCGGGCGTGA
- a CDS encoding LLM class flavin-dependent oxidoreductase — protein sequence MSSEFLWYIPNQDRPGHRGDDVVAGHNSLDTLTSHALACEQHGWGGALIGTGWGRPDTFTVATTLAARTTTFQPLIAARPGYWRPAHFASSAATLQHLTGGRVLINIVSGKDNLAAYGDTEGDQAHRYGRTREFLRIVRRLWTEENVTYQGEHFQVTDATVVPRLAKPPRLYFGGASPAAERVAAAEADVQLFWGEPLDGVRERIDRLRQLSRELGREHPPLEFGLRVTTLVRDTTEQAWADAEAKVAEMARTVQADPIRKGAVGQQRLLDLAERGEVLDDNLYTAPGRFGGGGAGTTWLVGSAQDVAKSLRKYQDLGISHFVLSDTPYLPEIRRQGDQLLPLLRA from the coding sequence ATGAGTTCCGAATTCCTCTGGTACATCCCCAACCAGGACCGTCCCGGACACCGCGGCGACGACGTGGTCGCCGGGCACAACAGCCTGGACACCCTGACCAGCCACGCGCTCGCCTGCGAGCAGCACGGCTGGGGCGGCGCGCTGATCGGCACCGGCTGGGGCCGCCCGGACACCTTCACCGTGGCCACCACGCTGGCCGCCCGCACCACCACGTTCCAGCCGCTGATCGCGGCCCGCCCGGGTTACTGGCGGCCGGCCCACTTCGCCTCGTCCGCGGCCACCCTGCAGCACCTCACCGGCGGCCGGGTGCTGATCAACATCGTGTCCGGCAAGGACAATCTGGCCGCCTACGGCGACACCGAGGGGGACCAGGCCCATCGGTACGGCCGGACGCGCGAGTTCCTGCGCATCGTGCGCCGGCTCTGGACCGAGGAGAACGTCACCTACCAGGGCGAGCACTTCCAGGTCACCGACGCCACCGTGGTGCCCCGGCTGGCCAAGCCGCCACGGCTGTACTTCGGCGGCGCCTCGCCGGCCGCCGAGCGGGTCGCCGCGGCGGAGGCGGACGTCCAACTGTTCTGGGGCGAGCCGCTGGACGGCGTACGGGAAAGGATCGACCGTCTCCGGCAGCTCAGCCGTGAGCTGGGCCGCGAGCATCCGCCCCTGGAATTCGGCCTGCGGGTGACCACGCTGGTCCGGGACACCACCGAGCAGGCCTGGGCGGACGCCGAGGCGAAGGTCGCCGAGATGGCCCGCACGGTCCAGGCCGACCCGATCCGCAAGGGCGCGGTCGGGCAGCAGCGGCTGCTCGACCTGGCCGAGCGCGGCGAGGTCCTGGACGACAACCTCTACACCGCGCCGGGCCGGTTCGGTGGCGGCGGCGCCGGCACCACCTGGCTGGTCGGCTCGGCGCAGGACGTGGCCAAGTCCCTGCGGAAATACCAGGACCTGGGGATCAGTCACTTCGTGCTGTCCGACACGCCCTACCTCCCGGAGATCAGAAGGCAGGGCGATCAGCTGCTGCCGCTGCTCAGAGCCTGA
- a CDS encoding ABC transporter ATP-binding protein → MSGLALRADRVSLGHGSRLVVRDLSFEVRPGEVFAVLGASGCGKSTLLRSIAGLLRVQDGTLFADDKPIFAPSPDRALMFQDDALLPWRSVRRNVELPLAIRALSRTDRRARAEQWLDRVGLADQADRLPAQLSGGMRQRVQLARTLAGEPRAVLMDEPFGALDAQTRGAMQRLLADVLSSTAATVVFVTHDVDEALFVADRVAVLTPAGIRTLVEVPEPRDPATRGTPLVREARDELLAALFERNAA, encoded by the coding sequence ATGAGCGGCCTGGCGCTGCGCGCCGACCGGGTCAGCTTGGGCCACGGCTCACGGCTGGTGGTGCGAGACCTCTCCTTCGAGGTACGCCCGGGCGAGGTCTTCGCCGTCCTCGGCGCGTCCGGCTGCGGCAAGTCCACCCTGCTGCGCAGCATCGCCGGGCTGCTCCGGGTGCAGGACGGCACGCTGTTCGCGGACGACAAGCCGATCTTCGCCCCGTCCCCGGACCGGGCCCTGATGTTCCAGGACGACGCCCTGCTGCCGTGGCGCTCGGTGCGCCGCAACGTGGAGCTGCCGCTGGCGATCCGCGCCCTGTCCCGCACCGACCGCCGGGCGCGCGCCGAGCAGTGGCTGGACCGGGTCGGCCTGGCCGATCAGGCCGACCGGCTGCCGGCCCAGCTCTCCGGCGGCATGCGCCAGCGCGTCCAGCTGGCCCGCACGCTGGCCGGTGAGCCGCGCGCGGTGCTGATGGACGAGCCGTTCGGCGCCCTGGACGCGCAGACCCGCGGCGCCATGCAGCGGCTGCTCGCCGACGTGCTGAGCAGCACCGCGGCCACCGTCGTCTTCGTCACGCACGACGTCGACGAGGCGCTGTTCGTGGCCGACCGGGTGGCCGTACTGACCCCGGCCGGCATCCGCACCCTGGTCGAGGTCCCGGAGCCCCGGGACCCGGCCACCCGCGGCACTCCCCTGGTCCGCGAGGCCCGGGACGAGTTGCTCGCCGCGCTCTTCGAGAGGAACGCCGCGTGA